The genomic window accgcctagatatttcgtgttggtatcgtgtcacaggctatggcgcggatgacgtgcaacggtaagtaaattggacgaggtatatataCACTTAGTTTACATACATCCATGTTAATATATATATCCATGTTAATTAATATAACATGtgaataaaaatattgtaaatatttttctgaataaaaaaatattgtcaatatttttttatttcatgaATGCTTTTtagataaacacgcatattttaaagtaaaatactGCATTTTTTTAATACGCATatttgatacatttttatttgcatatttgcctaagtcaaCATTATTTCAAAGCAACTAGCATGCCGCATTGCACCTGACACTTACAGTTTAAAAATCCATGTCAATATATGTTGTAGGTATTTTGTTGAGCATAATAATTATGTGGAATATTCTTTATGTTAGTATAAGCATAAACTAACTTTATCAGTCCAAATATTTAACATCAAGAATATTTTCCCACTTTCTATTTTTAAGACTGATATATTATGGAAAATTAAAAGTATTTTAAATTAGAGACACATTGTTATGAATTAGTTAATTTCAAGTAGTGCTGTATTAcagttaaaataaaatattaaaacacaaaataattaaaaaacaacaaaataatcaGGTAACTTGAGTTTATTCCTTGTTTCTCATCTACATTAATATATCTTTAAGACTACATTGTTATATCTTATATCACACCTGTACATCAATTCTTTCGCTATTTTAATCTTCGGTTATCTagaaagaaaataaatatttataaacttcATTAAAAAACAGTTAAATTACTATactatacaatacaataataattgtattttTCTTTGTTGTAGATGGATGTGTATACACCGTGTTAATTATAGCTTGATTAAGCCTGTTTATAAGtatagtttataataattatatttacttCAACTaataatgtataaaaaaaaaggaaacaaggcaaacataaaaatcaacattCCGACAACTCTCCTTAATTTCATATATAATATAAACTCATAACTTACAAAATAGCACACAGTTTTAACGAATTAGATGCAATGATCGAAGAACTAGTAAAGTAAGCTGCGTTTGTGCGAAAATATAACTGTAAGAGTAGGACCACAACTAATGAAACATGTCAGTGactatttatattatataatattatgtgCCCGTAACAGTTTGGATAAAGTTCTGAATTAATTAGAGGCCCTTGGCGTACTTCGCGGAGGATAAATAGAAGAAGCGTCCCGATGGCAGATTGAGAAACATTGAGATACATTAGGGAAACTAAGGTGTGCTTCGGTTACCCCTTCTCGCAATGTCTTTTTGGGCCTACTTCGTTTTGTGCGGTTTGGTGCTACCCACTGCATCATTTTTTTTGGGCATTCtggtgtcttccattctttgaacatgaccatatcATGTGCATCATTCTTTAAGGATATTGGCGATCATTATGACTCATTTTACTCTGCAGCGGTTCTGAAAATATGTTGTTGTTCTTTCACTCCaatgctttaaatttttcaaccagaaCGTGCATCGTCTACATGGTCTTCGCTCTCCTTCCGCTTTTAGCTGTATATCTAATCGCATCAACTGATACTTTTCATTTCTTAGTAAGTGACCAAAGTAGTTAATTTTGTTACCTTCATagtagtatttatttttattttttgtttgttacGAGTTATGTCCATGATACCTTGCACATTCTTCGCTCAAATCTGGCAAGTATTTTTTCAGTTGCGTCCTTGTCCTTCAACTCCCTATAGAAGGATATAGAACACGCAGCATCTCAATACTCTAATTATAATTAGTTTCTATTCTTAGTTTTCCATTGCATAATACTGTTTTATCTTATTAAAGGCGCTTCTGGCAATCTTTTATTTTGAGGCTGCGGTCCCATTGTTCATTTAGCTCACATCCCAAATAATTGTATCTGGGCACTTCTTCTAAAGATTTTCCTTTAACGTAGATTGTTTCGTATTCAATCTTGTTCTTACTGGCAATcatgaattttattttttttgtgttcagaGCCATTCAGCCCGCCTTTGCTATCTGCAAGGAGTACTTTATCGTCTGCATTTCTGAGATTATTCACTAGTGTTCCTTTAATTGATATGACTTCCCTGATGTCTGCTAATGACTCTTTAAACATGGGAATCTCTTTATATTTATTTAGTCTACTTGAATTCTGGCTTCCTGATATCGGTATTTTGTAATGATTTTCATATCCTGATTATCTATTTCTGTGTTCTGTAATATGTTTGCAAGCCTTCTATGGTGTATTTTGTCGAAGGCTTTCTCAAGGTCAACCGTACATATGAATACGCCACAGATGATATCTCGACAGTATTCTATGAGTTTTCCTGTTATGCTATTGTCTAGTTTTCTGTAGGCACTTTCATGTGTCATtcgcaaaaaacttttaaaacatgATTCATCAAACTGATCCTGAAATTCAGGACGCATGCCTCGCATTTCATTGCGTTGCGTTTTTTGTGTATTGGAATGGTCTCAGATATTAGCCATTCTTTCGGAATTTTCCCGGTATAGTAGTTGAATAATAATTCTAGATACTAGTATATCCATGTCGGAATGAGACACTTGAGCGTCACCATTTCACCGAGACCATTTGACAGAATTAGTTACGTCGGTATTAACTTGATCAATTccgacgccgaaatggccgacgccgaaacgacTGACGGCCGCTTGGCTCGACGCCTAGATGTCCTAGATCCTATACATGTGACCCTCTGTTAGTAATCTTAAAATTTTTGTAGGAATTTCATCCGGTACCAAAGTATTAGTTacaatttacaaattttaaaactaGCAGGCTAAAAGCCGATAAAAACAGATAATTTTCGGGAGCACAAGATTCCTACTCGAAAAAGCAAATTACGTGCATACCATGGTCTTCGAAAGCCGTGTAACTAAGTTCCTTATATTCCTGAAAGTTAACTGTTTTCATCTGCTTTTAGTCGgctaattttacaatttttaaaatgtttctaCTAAGGTATTCGTAAACTACTTAAACCCAACCACTGTTTAGTTCTTTGGCTACTTAGCAAGTACCTCTAAGTTCACTGAAGATGGATTTATATGTCCGAAAACCTTCGTTCTGAACATTAATGTAATccatttcgattttttaatttgtaattagtCTGTCCGACCGCTCAGCGGACTGAGGCGCTCGATCTACAAGTCTAGAGAATTTGCGATCCAGGCTCGATCCCTGGCCCGgtcatggaaaaaataaaaaaggtaatgTCGTGGTATAAAATTCTACAGATGGTGTCTGATCGGtatatggaggagcggtacggcaagggataagggcttgcggcttggtgatattCCTttatagatccctaccggaagggcgttgacgcctaataaTGGTGTaagtataaaatttattattaaattacacCTATTACAACAGAAGTTTTTAATgtgagttttattttaatataaatctTTCTTCCTATTTTAAATTTTCTGCATAATAATCTAAAATTTTCAACTTGGACATACAACTGGAAATGAATAAACTTCTTATCaaaaatgcaatgaaataaataaacaataccaacacaccaataaaataaaatagagcACGATAGACATCAGTGGAAGAAAACAAAAGGGACCTATGTCAATAAATGAGTAGGTACAGGCTTAATACGAAGAAGATTAATATGTACAATATTCTTCTTACCTGGAGAATATTTTCTAGAAATAATGATCGTTGTGTTTAGAGACGAAAACTGGAAATTTCTTTTCAACTACAACTGGCACTGCGACTTTTACAGGATAAGGTTTGTGAACTGTAACCGGATAAGGCTTGAGTACTGGAACAGGTTGAGGTACTAGTACAGGAACTTTTACTGGATAAGGTTTCTCGACAGGCACATGTTTATTAACTACCACTGGATAAGGTTTCTCGACAACTACTGGATATGGTTTTGGCACTATAACTGGATAAGGCCGATCCACTGGAATTTTTACGGGCACCTAAAATCAATACATTTgataaattaatttataattttataaaaagatgCCAAAAGGTTTTCAATTAAAATCTGTCTTTAGATAATATATTCTGATTAGTTCAAGTTGCCCCATTGCAGCCTTAGAGGAGATGATACTAAACCTTCCTCCCTTGCAGTTATGCATATGCAGGGAGGCAGTAACCACCGCCTAAAGCCGCCACAGATACAAATACATAATGCAACCAGGAGATCTGGTGGGCCATATAAAATTCTTAGAATAAATTCCATTAGATTCCAACGTCATGCCAGTCAAATTCGCCTTCGAACCACGCTTTGAAGTGGTCATAAAAAACCACCAGATGGGTGAACAATTTGAACTAAAATTGGAAGAAGGTTCACTCGTATGGAATATAAATGGATCTGGAACGTCCCAACTATCTTTCAGGCAAAAATATATGCCATAGATATAAGTGCACAATAGTGTCTCTATCGAGACCCTCGTAGGGCAAGTCTTTAGTTTATCAGACAGCCAAGCTGCTTTAAATGCTCTAAAGTCATTTACTTGTGAGTCCAAGTTGGTTTGGGACTGTAAACCCAAGAATCTGGCGGAGCGCAACAAATAACTTTGATGTGGGTTCCAGGTCACAAGGAAATTGCAGGAAATGAGAAAGCTGATAGCCTCGCAAAAGATGGGGCTAATACCCCATTCCAAGGTCCAGAATCCAACACACCAGGATAAAGGCAAGTAAAAAGGCTCATCTACTTCAACAAACCGCCTTCTCGAAATgagttaaaaaattataaaaatggtCACGGGCCTCCTCACTGGTCACTGCCTCTGAGATATCATCTCAAATAAATTGACAAATCAGATATTGAGAATTGTCGTTTCTGTGACAACGAAAAAACGGCAGAACGTGTACATGCAACTACGTAGCGCTGTTTTGTAAACGACTAAAATTCCTGGAAGAGCTGGTTCTGGCGCCCTCTGATATAGGAAACAAGTCACCTAGGATACTAATAAACTTCATCAGAAGTATTGGCATCCTAGAGTTTAACTACATTAATGTAAGCAAAAAATATCTCGATAGGTCGAATTGCGGAGAGGCTGCGACattacatatagtccgtccgctataactttcccaatgcggtacgattcattttcagtagtaataacccaaggacattgataattgttcgaaaaaattttataacagatttcgaaagcttgttgcttggaaacagaccgacgccgtaggcggaggtctgttgcctgtaagcaacaagcttgagaaagttgttaaaaaatttttgagcatttatcaatgttcgagggttattcagatagaaaatttttgactgtaaacagtattctttggtatatttgattcgataatttcattaatattctcatcagtattacaaccaaatcgtgacattttgaaatattgaatatttgaaatgtcaaaatcgaaattaaacgaaatgtaggtatccatagctacatgattgagtgaaaacagcccatgggatctgttttcagtataatgttggttttattggttgtattcaatcagatgaccacaaattaattgatttcattggatttctaattgagcaaaaaattttcaatcaaattaagtcaaaacttaaattgaaacgaacgttgACGTGTATATactatatacattttgtataatatatactatatactacacacatcggcgtacgttgcactttctgttttgacttaatttgattgaaaatgaatcgtaccgcatgggaaaagttatagcggacggactataatcTAATCTAATCTAATCTAATCTAATCTAATATTCTGATCAGTAATAAAAGCACTGATTAGCAGTTTTTATGATTAATACCAAAAATCAAGATATATAATTATTACCTTTACTGGTACTGGTATGTGTTTCGTCACAGGCACTACATAAGGTTGTGGTACAGGATATGGAACCTTCTTTGTAATTGTAAGAGTTTTAATGTGATCATCAGAATGACCAAAATCCCCTGCGTAACTGTTGTCGAAACTTCCAAAGTCGTACAATCCACGTTTCTGGTGTTTCTTCTCTACTTCAGCATAAGCAAAGATGATAATTgaaataaatatctaaaattaCCATAAATACAATATTCACAATGTTTATAAGTacaatataatttatttaaaaattttgcttAATTCTGATAAAGGTGTAAAATTTTTCCTACCGAACTGAataaaaattctttatataattatataatttcCTGTTTCCTTTTTCTGCTTTTACCGTtgaataattttactttaaatatCTTTACTatcatttgtcaatttttttatatttcttcaTCTTTCCTATGGTCATAATATATCttcaatattttctttaaatgaTTAGTAATACCGACAACATCAAATGAAAGATTGCTTTTTCAACAAAGTCAAGTTCTTTTTACTGAAAATCAAGCAAGAAGTCAAAATAAGCAGATGTTATACAACGCCTGGTTACAGGAAAAACAAGAAAGAGAAAATCTACATGTGACCATACAACAAATTAAAATCCAAATAGATACCCTACAAAAGAAAATGGGGGAAGAAAAACAACAGCACAATGAAGATATAGAATATCGCACCGACGACGAAGAACTGAGTAAAGAAACGGAATCGATTCGAGtccgaaattaaaaaaaaaaaaggaaactcCCCAAAGAAAGTACAGCCACACCCCCATCAACAGAGAAGTAAACCAGAAGAGATGGAAACAGCACGTAAACCACCACCATTCATtataaacaaattggaaaaatacgacACCCTAGTCAGCCACTTATCAGGTAAGCAAATTGCTTTTCAAACTAGCATGCTTGCAGGtggaaatataaaaattaatgcAAAAGACAAAAATAGCTACAGAAATCTTACAAAGACTCCAAATGACACAAATCTCGAATGGCATTCGTTTGAAGATAAACAAAATAGACCTCTAAAAGTGGTTGCAAGAAAACTGCATCAAACTTGCCAAGTTAAGAACATAAAGGAAGACCTAAAAAATATAAGGGATATAAAATAGAACACGTAACCCAATTACTAAGAGGAAAGGCAAATCACCACTGCCACTTTTTGCACTTACAAAAAAGTGTATGAAATTAACGAAATTTTAAATATGAAAGTGACCATAGAAGCTTTAAGGAAACCGAATTTGATTCCAAAATGTAAACGGTGTCAAGAGTACGGACATACACAAAATTATTGCAGAAGAGAACCGAGATGTGTAAAATGCATCGGGAAACATTTAACAAAAGATTGTGAGAAGCCACAAAATAAAGAACCTTTATATGTACACTATGTGGTGCCCACCCAGCTAGTTATATAGGTTGCACCACtgctatcatcatcatcatggcatctacactcctagcggagttaTTAcggccctctttgggctcttccgattcgtttgtcgcggtgaatcaatccgcattaacattttggttttacaattggttgtgtgacttggtatcttctacaattttcctccattcgttcctgtttttgcttctggttccccattctctgactcccatcttcttaaggtcctctactatctggttctcccatctagttttgggtcttcctcgtggtctgcctgat from Diabrotica virgifera virgifera chromosome 5, PGI_DIABVI_V3a includes these protein-coding regions:
- the LOC126885444 gene encoding zinc finger protein 512B-like, giving the protein MAKYRANPDSSMFVKKIFISIIIFAYAEVEKKHQKRGLYDFGSFDNSYAGDFGHSDDHIKTLTITKKVPYPVPQPYVVPVTKHIPVPVKVPVKIPVDRPYPVIVPKPYPVVVEKPYPVVVNKHVPVEKPYPVKVPVLVPQPVPVLKPYPVTVHKPYPVKVAVPVVVEKKFPVFVSKHNDHYF